A window of the Thermoanaerobaculia bacterium genome harbors these coding sequences:
- a CDS encoding long-chain fatty acid--CoA ligase — MAIRTLSELFLVAAGYEKEACLMHKVGGSYVAVSTAELTRQVRQIARALVECGVRPGDRVALMAENGPHWPAVDFATLCIGAALVPIYPTLLPEGAAYVARDSGSRILFVQGQERLEGLLAVRGEMPTVERIVAIGASGASGDAAAGDAGGVESLEEFMARGAGADMAWLQEMAAHAKPEDLATLIYTSGTTGDPKGVMLTHDNLVSNALTGCEVLGLEGSFTALSFLPLSHSFERLVDYCYFLKGITIAYAESVQTVAANLVEVRPHVFVAVPRVYEKVMARVLENATAAGGLKAKIFRWAIGVGREALPKRLAFEPVGLKVRIADKLVFSKIRERLGGRFAFAMSGGAPLGRDVAEFFWGAGIPIYEGYGLTETSPVISVNTRRATRLGTVGRPMPRIEVKIAEDGEILSRGPNTMRGYYGKPQATAEVIDDDGWFHTGDIGHVDDGGFLVITDRKKELIVNAYGKNIAPAPIENALKASRWISQAVVIGDRRQYLAALVVPDFDVLKAWSASEKVGGTVEKQLQDPRLRALFQREVDAVNEHLARYEQIRVWELVPAEFTLEGGELTPTLKVKRRVINIKYKAILDRLYAAGDAGGGN; from the coding sequence ATGGCCATCCGGACGCTATCCGAGCTCTTTCTCGTCGCCGCGGGCTACGAGAAGGAAGCTTGCCTGATGCACAAGGTGGGCGGGAGCTACGTCGCCGTTTCGACCGCCGAGCTCACACGACAGGTACGGCAGATCGCCCGGGCGCTGGTCGAGTGCGGCGTCCGCCCCGGCGACCGGGTCGCGCTCATGGCCGAAAACGGACCTCACTGGCCGGCGGTCGACTTCGCGACGCTGTGCATCGGCGCGGCGCTGGTGCCGATCTACCCCACTCTGCTCCCCGAGGGGGCTGCCTATGTCGCGCGCGACAGCGGCTCCCGGATCCTCTTCGTGCAGGGGCAGGAGCGCCTGGAGGGCCTCCTCGCCGTGCGCGGCGAGATGCCGACGGTCGAGCGCATCGTGGCCATTGGAGCCAGTGGAGCGAGCGGCGATGCGGCTGCGGGCGACGCCGGCGGAGTCGAGTCCCTCGAAGAATTCATGGCGCGCGGCGCTGGAGCCGACATGGCCTGGCTCCAGGAGATGGCCGCGCACGCCAAGCCAGAGGATTTGGCGACGCTCATCTACACCAGCGGCACGACCGGCGACCCGAAAGGGGTCATGCTGACGCACGACAACCTGGTCTCGAACGCGCTCACCGGCTGCGAAGTTCTCGGCCTCGAGGGGAGCTTCACTGCCCTCTCCTTCCTGCCGCTCTCGCACTCCTTCGAGCGCCTGGTGGACTATTGCTACTTCCTCAAGGGCATCACCATCGCCTACGCCGAGTCGGTGCAGACCGTGGCGGCGAACCTCGTCGAGGTGCGTCCACACGTCTTCGTCGCCGTGCCGCGGGTCTACGAGAAGGTCATGGCACGCGTTCTCGAGAACGCCACCGCCGCCGGCGGTCTCAAGGCAAAGATCTTCCGCTGGGCGATCGGCGTCGGGCGCGAGGCGCTGCCGAAGCGCCTGGCTTTCGAGCCCGTGGGCCTCAAGGTCCGGATCGCCGACAAGCTCGTCTTTTCGAAGATCCGCGAGCGTCTGGGCGGCCGGTTCGCCTTCGCGATGTCCGGCGGCGCCCCGCTCGGCCGGGACGTCGCCGAGTTCTTCTGGGGCGCCGGTATCCCGATCTACGAAGGCTACGGCCTGACCGAGACCTCGCCGGTCATTTCGGTGAATACCCGCCGCGCCACCCGCCTCGGAACGGTCGGCCGGCCGATGCCGCGCATCGAAGTGAAGATCGCCGAGGACGGCGAGATCCTCTCCCGGGGCCCGAACACCATGCGGGGCTACTACGGCAAGCCGCAGGCGACTGCCGAAGTGATCGACGACGACGGCTGGTTCCACACCGGCGACATCGGGCATGTCGACGACGGCGGCTTCCTCGTCATCACCGACCGCAAGAAAGAGCTCATCGTCAACGCTTACGGCAAGAACATCGCGCCGGCGCCGATCGAGAACGCCCTCAAGGCGAGCCGGTGGATCTCTCAGGCCGTGGTGATCGGCGACCGCCGGCAGTATCTCGCGGCGCTGGTCGTGCCCGACTTCGACGTCCTCAAGGCCTGGAGTGCCTCCGAGAAGGTCGGCGGCACGGTCGAAAAGCAGCTCCAGGACCCGCGGCTGCGCGCCCTTTTCCAGCGCGAAGTCGATGCGGTGAACGAGCACCTCGCGCGCTACGAGCAGATCCGGGTCTGGGAACTGGTGCCGGCCGAGTTCACCCTCGAAGGCGGCGAGCTCACTCCCACACTGAAGGTCAAGCGGCGGGTGATCAACATCAAGTACAAAGCGATCCTCGACCGCCTCTATGCCGCCGGTGACGCCGGGGGTGGCAACTAA
- a CDS encoding MFS transporter, which produces MSGIGAFFELARTGFSRTFWIANIIELFERFAYYGSKAILAVYIAEQVGLGPGKAGFLVGSLFNTLLYFLPPLAGTIVDRYGFKKSLLACFSIFSVGYFLIGLGGLPQGKPLVDALGGATYMIVALVITAIGGSLIKPSIVGTVARTTTPETKSLGYSIYYTLVNLGGAIGPLLAMQVRENLGIAYVLVMSSIVSLCLIAGTFFFFREPPRPADAPPAKSMAGVLADMFMVFKDLKFMSFLVIFSGFWIMFWQIFYALPFYVRDVLHFEKFEIIETVDAWTIILITIPITALAKRVKPLAAMTLGFAIASASWFLMGAIPTLTATIVAIAIYAIGEGLQAPRYYEYVADLAPKEQVGTYMGFAFLPVAIGTFVAGAIAGPLVERYVGVRQDGIFTPGPEFAHAGRMWFWVGGIGIVSTLAMLAYDRLVVKRP; this is translated from the coding sequence ATGAGTGGAATTGGGGCCTTTTTCGAGCTGGCGAGGACCGGTTTCTCGCGCACCTTCTGGATCGCCAACATCATCGAGCTGTTCGAGCGCTTCGCGTACTACGGCTCGAAGGCGATCCTGGCGGTCTATATCGCCGAGCAGGTCGGCCTGGGACCGGGAAAGGCAGGATTCCTGGTCGGCAGCCTCTTCAACACGCTGCTGTATTTCCTGCCGCCGCTCGCCGGAACGATCGTCGACCGCTACGGTTTCAAGAAGAGCCTCCTCGCCTGCTTCTCGATCTTCAGCGTCGGCTACTTCCTGATCGGCCTGGGCGGCCTGCCGCAGGGCAAGCCCCTGGTCGACGCGCTCGGCGGGGCCACCTACATGATCGTGGCGCTCGTCATCACCGCGATCGGCGGCTCGCTCATCAAGCCCTCGATCGTCGGCACCGTGGCGCGCACGACGACGCCGGAGACCAAGTCGCTCGGCTACTCGATCTACTACACCCTGGTGAATCTCGGCGGCGCGATCGGTCCGCTGCTCGCCATGCAGGTGCGGGAGAATCTCGGCATCGCCTATGTCCTGGTGATGTCGTCGATCGTCAGCCTCTGCCTCATCGCCGGCACGTTCTTCTTTTTCCGCGAACCGCCGCGGCCCGCGGACGCCCCGCCGGCGAAGTCGATGGCCGGCGTCCTGGCCGACATGTTCATGGTCTTCAAGGACCTGAAGTTCATGAGCTTCCTGGTGATCTTCTCCGGGTTCTGGATCATGTTCTGGCAGATCTTCTACGCCCTGCCGTTCTATGTGCGCGACGTCCTGCATTTCGAGAAGTTCGAGATCATCGAAACCGTCGACGCCTGGACGATCATCCTGATCACCATTCCGATCACGGCGCTCGCCAAGCGGGTGAAGCCGCTGGCGGCGATGACCCTGGGCTTCGCCATCGCCTCGGCCTCCTGGTTCCTGATGGGGGCGATTCCGACCCTCACCGCGACGATCGTGGCGATCGCCATCTATGCGATCGGAGAAGGGCTGCAGGCGCCGCGCTACTACGAGTACGTCGCCGACCTCGCGCCCAAGGAGCAGGTGGGCACCTACATGGGCTTCGCTTTCCTGCCGGTGGCGATCGGCACCTTCGTCGCCGGAGCGATTGCCGGTCCGTTGGTCGAGCGCTACGTCGGCGTGCGGCAGGACGGCATCTTCACACCCGGCCCGGAGTTCGCGCATGCCGGCCGGATGTGGTTCTGGGTCGGCGGGATCGGCATCGTTTCGACTCTCGCCATGCTCGCCTATGACCGCCTCGTCGTGAAGCGGCCTTGA